ATCTATGAACATTCGCCTTGGGTGGCCGAAGCCGCCCATGCGCTTGAACTTGGCCCCGCGCATGACAGCGCCACGGGGCTGGCCAATGCCATGGCGCGCGCGTTCCGGTCGGGCAGTGCGGAGGCGCGGATGCAGGTCTTGCGCGCGCACCCGGACCTTGCGGGCAAACTGGCCGCCGCCAAGCGGCTGACTGCTGAGTCGACGGCAGAGCAATCCAGCGCGGGCCTCGATGCCCTGACCGACGAAGAACGCGCCACCTTCCAGCGGCTGAACGCGGCCTATGTCGAAAAACACGGCTTCCCCTTCATCATCGCGGTGCGCGACAACACCAAGGACAGCATTCTAGCCGCGTTCCACAGCCGCATCGACAATGACAGCGCGACCGAATTCGCCACCGCCTGCGCGCAGGTCGAACGGATTGCCGCGCTGCGGCTGGCGGAACTGCTGCCATGATCGCGCCATCGTGCCCAGACAAGACAGGGCAGCGCGGCGGGGGCCGGACATGACGCAGGTCTTGATTGCCCACCCCCTAAACGCCGCCGCCTTTGCCCCCTATGGCGATGTGCTGGACGCCACCGGCGCGCCCGACAAGCTGATAAACCAAGGGCTGTGCGCGCGCTTTCATGACCGCGCAACGCTCGATTTCGGGGCAGATGGCCGCGCGGGGATTTCCATGTTCAACGCCGAACCCTGCGCCTTGCCCTTTGCGCTGGCAATGGTCGAACGCCACCCGGACGGGTCGCAAGCCTTCATCCCGCTGCACCAGAATCCGTTTTTGGTTGTCGTGGCGCCGGATGAAAACGGCACCCCGGGCAGGCCGCAAGCCTTCATCACCACCGGCGCGCAGGCCATCAACCTGCACCGCAACATCTGGCACGGGGTTTTGACACCCCTAGCCGCGCCGGGGCTATTCGCGGTTATCGACCGCATCGGCCCCCCCCCGAACCTAGAGGAGCACTGGTTCACCACCCCGTGGGAGGTGCGCACCGCCTGACCAC
This genomic window from Roseibaca calidilacus contains:
- a CDS encoding ureidoglycolate lyase, with product MTQVLIAHPLNAAAFAPYGDVLDATGAPDKLINQGLCARFHDRATLDFGADGRAGISMFNAEPCALPFALAMVERHPDGSQAFIPLHQNPFLVVVAPDENGTPGRPQAFITTGAQAINLHRNIWHGVLTPLAAPGLFAVIDRIGPPPNLEEHWFTTPWEVRTA